Proteins encoded within one genomic window of Formosa agariphila KMM 3901:
- a CDS encoding MFS transporter, with translation MSTPNKFSFVNPKNVPFFYGYIVLFIGSIGVLASIPGQTVGVSVFTDPVKDALGLSRNQFSNAYMIGTILSAFFVSKAGILFDRYGARYVAFGATVVLGMSLLLCSVAVEISHAINTLLKISTWMVPFGVMCVLFFCIRFSGQGVLTMASRNMIMLWFDKNRGKVNALSSVTVSLGFSSSPLVLNYLIDNHGWERSWQILAVCLFVFSFGILQLYRNKPEDFNMVPDGVKTPETSDEVQTITEPLKKVLRHFTLHEAKQTRGFWMFSLILAFNSFFTTGFTFHVVSIFGSQGYSKTHAIAIFIPISIIALSVSTLCNILSDYISHKIYLYVMIGGGILASCGLMCLSHPFGVYALVAGLGLLSGLFAVINAVTWPRYYGRLHLGAITGKVMSFLVVASAIAPSLFSYCFSTFGSYAYISYMALGFLLFLTVGAIAVKNPQ, from the coding sequence ATGTCTACGCCCAATAAATTCTCTTTTGTTAATCCTAAAAACGTTCCTTTTTTCTATGGCTACATTGTGCTTTTTATAGGAAGTATTGGTGTGCTTGCGAGTATTCCGGGGCAAACGGTTGGGGTGTCTGTTTTTACCGACCCGGTAAAAGATGCTTTGGGCTTAAGTAGAAATCAGTTTAGTAATGCGTATATGATTGGAACTATACTAAGTGCCTTTTTTGTATCGAAAGCAGGTATTTTATTCGACCGCTATGGTGCGCGCTATGTGGCCTTTGGTGCTACTGTTGTATTAGGGATGTCATTACTATTGTGTTCTGTTGCTGTAGAAATTAGTCACGCTATTAACACGCTTTTAAAGATATCTACTTGGATGGTTCCGTTTGGTGTTATGTGTGTCTTGTTTTTTTGTATTCGATTTAGTGGACAAGGTGTTTTAACAATGGCATCTAGAAACATGATCATGTTGTGGTTCGATAAAAATAGAGGTAAAGTTAATGCTTTAAGTAGTGTAACTGTTTCTCTTGGATTTTCGAGTTCGCCTTTAGTTTTAAATTATTTAATTGATAATCATGGATGGGAGCGGAGTTGGCAAATTCTGGCTGTATGTCTATTTGTGTTTAGTTTTGGTATCCTGCAATTGTATAGAAATAAACCAGAAGATTTTAATATGGTTCCCGATGGTGTAAAAACGCCCGAAACCAGTGATGAAGTACAAACAATTACAGAACCACTTAAAAAGGTACTCAGGCACTTTACTTTACACGAAGCAAAACAAACCCGCGGTTTCTGGATGTTTAGTTTAATTTTAGCGTTTAATAGTTTTTTTACTACAGGATTTACATTTCACGTGGTGTCTATTTTTGGGAGTCAAGGGTATTCCAAAACCCATGCCATTGCTATTTTTATCCCCATTTCTATTATCGCGTTATCAGTATCTACATTATGTAATATTTTAAGTGATTACATCAGTCATAAAATATATTTATACGTTATGATTGGTGGTGGTATTTTAGCATCTTGCGGATTAATGTGCTTGTCGCATCCGTTTGGCGTGTATGCATTAGTGGCTGGCTTAGGACTATTAAGCGGATTATTTGCTGTAATTAATGCAGTAACTTGGCCAAGATATTATGGTCGTTTACATTTAGGTGCTATTACCGGAAAAGTAATGAGCTTTTTAGTGGTAGCAAGTGCCATTGCACCAAGTTTGTTTAGTTATTGCTTTAGCACGTTCGGTTCTTATGCTTATATAAGTTACATGGCTTTGGGGTTCTTGTTGTTTTTAACAGTGGGTGCTATAGCTGTAAAGAATCCGCAGTAG
- a CDS encoding 5'-nucleotidase, lipoprotein e(P4) family, with protein MKRILPFLAISILISCSPKISESSHAIQSGTAAVKQELSVPTQENLMLAVLWQQLASEYKALCYQSYNLARLRLDQHLLEHDSNMPLAIITDIDETVLDNSPYSGKLIETDIKFTAESWDTWVNLESAEPVPGAVDFLNYAASKNVDIFYISNREYSQTQATINNLKKEGLPFADAAHVLLQTDTSNKDLRRQSVLKTHHVIMYLGDNLGDFDSVYDHKTTPERHKITDSLQSKYGASYIVFPNPMYGAWEYGLYNKNPYGINDVKKDSLRRAKLKSY; from the coding sequence ATGAAACGTATACTACCATTTTTAGCTATTTCTATCTTAATTAGCTGCTCGCCTAAAATCTCTGAATCGTCGCATGCAATACAAAGTGGTACAGCTGCTGTAAAACAAGAATTAAGCGTACCAACCCAAGAGAATTTAATGTTGGCTGTGTTGTGGCAACAACTAGCTTCCGAGTACAAAGCGTTGTGTTATCAGTCTTATAATCTTGCTCGACTGCGCTTAGACCAACACCTGTTAGAGCATGATAGCAATATGCCACTAGCAATAATAACCGATATAGACGAAACGGTTCTTGATAACAGTCCGTACTCAGGGAAATTAATTGAAACTGATATAAAGTTTACAGCTGAAAGTTGGGATACATGGGTTAACTTAGAATCTGCAGAGCCTGTACCCGGAGCAGTCGATTTTTTAAATTATGCTGCGAGTAAAAATGTTGATATATTTTACATTTCTAATCGTGAATATTCACAGACTCAAGCAACCATTAATAATTTAAAAAAAGAAGGTTTACCTTTTGCTGATGCAGCACATGTATTGCTTCAAACCGATACTTCAAATAAAGATTTAAGACGACAAAGTGTACTAAAAACACACCATGTCATTATGTATCTGGGAGATAATCTTGGCGATTTCGACAGTGTATATGATCATAAAACAACCCCAGAACGCCATAAGATAACCGATAGTTTACAATCTAAATACGGAGCTTCGTATATTGTATTTCCTAATCCTATGTATGGCGCTTGGGAATATGGATTGTATAATAAAAACCCATATGGCATTAATGACGTTAAAAAGGATTCTCTAAGAAGAGCCAAATTAAAAT